A stretch of DNA from Roseovarius sp. W115:
TACGATCAGGGCATGGGTCATAGAGCACCTCCTCATTGCCTAAAAGGGGTAGGCACGCAAAGGTCTCGCGTCAATGGCTGGCCCCTTGCTCTAAAACTGACAAGGCCTTAGATCACGCGTTTATGTACACGATTGCAGCACTCTATCATTTCACGCGGTTTGATGACCCTGAAACGATTCAGGCGCCATTGCTTGAGCTGTGCGAGGCGCAGAAAATCTCTGGTTCGCTCTTGCTGGCGCGCGAAGGCATCAACGGCACCATCGCCGGACCGCGTGCCGGGATTAACACCGTGCTGGCTCATATCCGTGCCTTGCCCGGTTGTGCCGACCTGGAATGCAAGGAAAGCACAAGCGCCAGCCAACCCTTTCGCCGTCTCAAGGTGCGACTGAAAAACGAGATCGTGACGATGGGCCAACCTGATGTCGATCCAAAGGCGCGTGTCGGGCATTACGTGGAGCCAAAGGAGTGGAATGATCTCATCCAAAGCCCGGATGTCGCCGTTATCGATACGCGCAATGACTATGAGGTTGCGATTGGCACGTTTGAAGGTGCGATTGATCCCGAGACTGAGTCTTTTCGCGACTTCCCCGCCTGGTGGGAGGCCAACAAGGACCGGTTCCACAACAAACGCATCGCGATGTTCTGTACAGGGGGCATTCGGTGCGAAAAGTCGACCAATTACCTGCTCGGCCAAGGGGTTGAGGACGTCTACCACCTTAAGGGCGGTATTCTGAAATATCTTGAAGAGGTCCCCGAGGAGGACAGCACATGGCAAGGCAGTTGTTTTGTGTTTGATGGACGTGTGTCAGTTGATCACGGCTTGCGAGAAGGTCCGCACCTGCTTTGCCACGCCTGTCGTCGGCCAATCTTACCAGAGGATACAAATCGCCCTGAATACGAGGAGGGTGTGTCCTGTCATCAGTGTGCCTATGAGACGACCGAGACGGACAAGGACCGATTTCGGGAGCGGCAAAAGCAGATGGCCCTCGCCGAGGCGCGCGGGGAACGGCATATCAAGATTGTGCATGACGACTAGGCGGCCCGACAACCAGCAGGTATGGCTAGTGCGATGAACCAGAAAGACAGACCATGAGCGACCGGCGTCCTTCCGATATTGCCCGCACAGTTCTGGAAACTGAGACGAATGCGCTCAGCCAGATGCGCGAGGCCCTGCCCGATGCGTTTGATGCTGCAATTGAGCTTCTGCTGGCCACCAAGGGCCGGGTCATCGTCTCTGGTATGGGCAAATCTGGGCATGTCGCTGCCAAGATTGCCGCCACATTGGCGAGCACGGGCACGCCTGCACAATACGTACATCCCGGAGAGGCCAGCCATGGCGATCTGGGGATGGTGACAGCACAGGACGCGATGATCCTGATTTCGAACTCTGGCGAGACCAGGGAACTGGCTGACATCATCGCCCATTGCGCTCGGTTTTCTGTGCCAGTGGTTGCGATCACCAAAAAACCAAGAAGCACATTGGGACGTCAGGCAGATCACGTGCTGACATTGCCCGACGCCCCCGAAGCCTGCGGCATCGGCGCGCCCACCACATCAACCACCTGCACGATGGCTCTGGGCGATGCAATTGCGGTGGCCATGATGGAGCTACGTGGTTTTGAAAAAGAGAATTTCCTGGCATTTCATCCCGGAGGCACGCTGGGAGCCCAACTCTTGAAGGTATCCGCCGTGATGCACACCGGAGAGGAGCTGCCAGTTGTGACCCCAGACACCACTATGGGCGATACGCTTTTGGAGATGACAGCGAAAGGGTTTGGTGTGGCTGCAGTCGTCGTTGACAACCGCCTGCATGGCGTGATCACCGACGGTGACCTGCGCCGCAACATGGACCAGTTGATGACGCGTTCTGCGGGCGAAGTGGCAACGCAGAATCCCATGACGACAAGCCCTGATACTCTCTTGGTTGAGGCGCTAGGTGTGATGAACACAAACAAGCGGACGGTGCTTCTAGTCGTTGAGGATACCGGCGCGCTTTGCGGTCTGGTCCATATACACGACGCGCTGCGCGCGGGTGTGGCCTAAACTTTTCTGAAAAGTTTAGGCAAAAGCCTTCAGAAGGCTTTTGCGGCGACTACCCTGCAACCTCATCCAAAGCCGCGCGCAGCAAATCCCATCTGCCTTCAAGCGGATAGTGGTGATTGCCGACAAAGAGTCCGTTCTGGTCAATATCATTGGCATGACGCAGCTCACCATGGATCACATGATCCATGTGCTTGGTTACAACATCGTTCTTGGCGAAATTGCCCGCCACGATGGGACGGCAATCGACATAGTACTTTCCCAGCGCTGCGATCAGATCGGCGCGGCTGAAGCCCGCATCCGGCTCCACTACCATGGAAAAGCCAAACCAGCTGCTCTCCCCAATTTCCCGCTGAATGCGGATCTGAGGGTATCCCTGCATGAGCGCGCGGAACTGTTCGGCATTCTTGCGCCGCTCAGAGACGATCATCGGTAATTTGGCAATCTGCTCCTGCCCGATCGCCCCGCTCATCTCCAGCGGGCGCAGGTTGTAGCCGGGCAGGACAAACTTGAAGCTTTCCTCAAAGGGATCGTCCGATTTTTCGCCCGTCACATGGTTGATTTTGGGCAAATGCCGTGTCCAGCCATGAGAGCGCACCGACAGCATGATGTGGTAAAGCTCTTCGTCATCGGTGACGACAAGCCCGCCTTCCATGGTGGCGATATGGTGGGAAAAGAAAGATGAGTAGCTGCCCGCGATGCCAAACGTTCCGGCCTGCCGCCCCTGATAGGTGGCCCCAAGGCTTTCGCAATTGTCTTCCAGGATCAGGATGTCCCGGTCAGCGACAATGGCTTTGATCCGGTCAAACTCATTGGGATTGCCCAAAAGGTTCACCACCATGATCGCGCGGGTTGCGTCCGTGATGGCGTCCGCCAGAGCCTCAAGATCATAGTTGAGCGTGTTAGGATCGATATCCACGAACTTTTGCAAAAGCCCATACTGATGCAGCGGATAGTAGGTCGTGGACCAGCTCACCGCAGGCACGATGACCTCAGCCCCTTCCGGCAAACCGTGTTTGGAATGATACCGCAGGGCCGCCACGATGATCAGGTTGGCCGACGACCCGGAATTGACCATCACCGCATGGGCCGATCCCATGGCGCGGGCAAACTGGTCTTCGAACTTGGCCACTTCCGCCCCCATCGAGAACATGCCGGATTTCACCACGCGCTCGATGGCGGCGTATTCCTTCTCGTCCCAGCTTGTGGTGGCCAATGGAAATCCGTCGGTATCACTCATGCGTCGCCTCGTTTCAAAAGGTCCTGAAAGTGCAAATATGTCTGTGCGATACCGTCTTGCAGAGTGGTTTTTGGCGTCCAGCCAAAACGTGTCTGCGCGCTAACGTCGAGAAGTTTCTGCTTCATACCGGTGGGCTTTGAAAGGTCATGCGTGAAATGACCCTTCCATCCGATCACTTTTGCCGCTTCTGTGTAGTACTCATTGATCGAATAGTCATAGCCCAAACCGATATTCATCATACCTGGCAGGCTCTCAAACCCGTCTACCGCGGCCCAGACACCGTCTGCCAAATCCTCTGAGAACATGAATTCCCGCCGCGCTGTGCCGTCCCCCCAGATTTCAACCGTGTCTGCGCCTTGTTCTTTTGCCTCATGCACCTTGCGGATGATCGCCGGAACTAGATGCGAGACCTTGGGGTCGAATTTGTCGTTGAGCCCATAGAGATTGCAGGGGATGAGCGTTTTATAGGCTAAATCAGCACGTTCCTGAGAAACGAAGGCACAGAGCCGGGCGACCGCTACCTTGGCCAGGCCGTAGCCCTCGTTTGTTGGCTCAAGCTCCCCTTTTCCAAGGCTCTCTTCGTGCAGAGGATTGGGCGCGTCATGTGGATACATGCAGGAAGACCCAAGGTTGAGCACCTGCGGCACACCTGCCTCGCGCGCGGCCAGAACCACGTTGAAGCCCATGTCCATATTGTCCGCCAGAAAGGCGGCAGGTGAGGCCATGTTGGCTTGAATCCCGCCCACACGCCCGGCGGAATGAATGACAATATCCGGCTTTTCACTGGCCAGGATCGCCATCACCGTCTCGCGGTGCGTCAGATCAAGATCGGCACTGTTGGGGGCCAAAACCTGATGCTCGGACGCGCGATCATGCGCCTGAATGGCGCGGCCCACCATCCCGCGCCCGCCTGTCAAAAAGACCTTCATGCGCGCGGCAGTCCTGCTTTGGCCTCTTCCAGATCACTCAGGGCCATTTCCTCGACCAGTTGCTCAAATGGGGTTTCCGGCTCCCAGCCCAGTTGCTGACGCGCCTTGCTGGCATCACCCAAAAGCGTCTCCACTTCGGCAGGCCGGAAATAGGTCGGATCGACCCGGACAATGATCTTACCCGTCTCGTCGCGACCTACCTCATTCACGCCTTCGCCCTCAAAGGTCACTTTCATGTCCAGTACACTGGCCGCACGTTCTACAAACTCGCGCACAGAATACTGTTGCCCCGTGGCAATGACGTAATCCTCAGGCGTGTCCTGTTGCAGCATAAGCCACATCATCTTGACGTAGTCGCGCGCATGGCCCCAGTCGCGTTTGGCGCTCAGATTTCCGAGACGCAGTTCATCCTGCACGCCCAGCTTGATACGCGCTAAGGCACGGGTGATCTTGCGCGTGACAAATGTTTCGCCGCGAATAGGGCTTTCGTGGTTAAAGAGGATCCCGTTGCAGGCGTAGATGT
This window harbors:
- a CDS encoding rhodanese-related sulfurtransferase; this translates as MYTIAALYHFTRFDDPETIQAPLLELCEAQKISGSLLLAREGINGTIAGPRAGINTVLAHIRALPGCADLECKESTSASQPFRRLKVRLKNEIVTMGQPDVDPKARVGHYVEPKEWNDLIQSPDVAVIDTRNDYEVAIGTFEGAIDPETESFRDFPAWWEANKDRFHNKRIAMFCTGGIRCEKSTNYLLGQGVEDVYHLKGGILKYLEEVPEEDSTWQGSCFVFDGRVSVDHGLREGPHLLCHACRRPILPEDTNRPEYEEGVSCHQCAYETTETDKDRFRERQKQMALAEARGERHIKIVHDD
- a CDS encoding KpsF/GutQ family sugar-phosphate isomerase — protein: MSDRRPSDIARTVLETETNALSQMREALPDAFDAAIELLLATKGRVIVSGMGKSGHVAAKIAATLASTGTPAQYVHPGEASHGDLGMVTAQDAMILISNSGETRELADIIAHCARFSVPVVAITKKPRSTLGRQADHVLTLPDAPEACGIGAPTTSTTCTMALGDAIAVAMMELRGFEKENFLAFHPGGTLGAQLLKVSAVMHTGEELPVVTPDTTMGDTLLEMTAKGFGVAAVVVDNRLHGVITDGDLRRNMDQLMTRSAGEVATQNPMTTSPDTLLVEALGVMNTNKRTVLLVVEDTGALCGLVHIHDALRAGVA
- a CDS encoding DegT/DnrJ/EryC1/StrS family aminotransferase encodes the protein MSDTDGFPLATTSWDEKEYAAIERVVKSGMFSMGAEVAKFEDQFARAMGSAHAVMVNSGSSANLIIVAALRYHSKHGLPEGAEVIVPAVSWSTTYYPLHQYGLLQKFVDIDPNTLNYDLEALADAITDATRAIMVVNLLGNPNEFDRIKAIVADRDILILEDNCESLGATYQGRQAGTFGIAGSYSSFFSHHIATMEGGLVVTDDEELYHIMLSVRSHGWTRHLPKINHVTGEKSDDPFEESFKFVLPGYNLRPLEMSGAIGQEQIAKLPMIVSERRKNAEQFRALMQGYPQIRIQREIGESSWFGFSMVVEPDAGFSRADLIAALGKYYVDCRPIVAGNFAKNDVVTKHMDHVIHGELRHANDIDQNGLFVGNHHYPLEGRWDLLRAALDEVAG
- a CDS encoding GDP-L-fucose synthase family protein, whose protein sequence is MKVFLTGGRGMVGRAIQAHDRASEHQVLAPNSADLDLTHRETVMAILASEKPDIVIHSAGRVGGIQANMASPAAFLADNMDMGFNVVLAAREAGVPQVLNLGSSCMYPHDAPNPLHEESLGKGELEPTNEGYGLAKVAVARLCAFVSQERADLAYKTLIPCNLYGLNDKFDPKVSHLVPAIIRKVHEAKEQGADTVEIWGDGTARREFMFSEDLADGVWAAVDGFESLPGMMNIGLGYDYSINEYYTEAAKVIGWKGHFTHDLSKPTGMKQKLLDVSAQTRFGWTPKTTLQDGIAQTYLHFQDLLKRGDA
- the gmd gene encoding GDP-mannose 4,6-dehydratase yields the protein MKKALITGVTGQDGAYLSEYLLDQGYEVHGIKRRTSLFNTARIDHLFEGEPGQSGRFQLHHGDMTDSSSLTRILQSVQPDEVYNLAAQSHVAVSFEEPEYTANSDAMGALRLLEAIRFLGLGEKTRFYQASTSELYGLVQETPQRETTPFYPRSPYAVAKLYAYWITVNYREAYDIYACNGILFNHESPIRGETFVTRKITRALARIKLGVQDELRLGNLSAKRDWGHARDYVKMMWLMLQQDTPEDYVIATGQQYSVREFVERAASVLDMKVTFEGEGVNEVGRDETGKIIVRVDPTYFRPAEVETLLGDASKARQQLGWEPETPFEQLVEEMALSDLEEAKAGLPRA